Below is a window of Cytobacillus firmus DNA.
CATGATCTGGATATAATCAGGAATACTTTATGTTCAAGTTCCTTTGTTTTTATAGACGTCTTTTTCCTGTCATTGATCCTTGCCATTTTCTCTTTTGCCAATTACCAGTCTATTCCCATCAGCAGCTTAATCTTTACAGGAAGCTATACTTTTTGCATCTGCTTATTTATCGTTTTAAAAAAATGGCTGAGGGACCAGCCGGACTAAACTCTTTCTTTCATACTATTTAGTATATTATTTAGAATTTCTTCCCCTGCCGCTGTCCCTATATTAGCAGTAATCAAGTAAGGAGATGTGATGGACTTTTCAGCTGCCAGTTCTCCGTGGCTGGGGACATATGCATAGTCGCAGTACTTTAAAAAGTCATGATCAAGCATGGAATCTCCTGCCCCAATTATCATATTTATATCTTCCCGTTCCTGAATAAATTTCACTGCCTCGCCCTTACAGATGGGATTTGGCATAAAATACAGCTTTCTTCCCTGATGGGATATCCTCCATCCAAAGGATTCCGCCAGATCAGCCATTGCTTTTTTGGCTTCAGCTGTTAATTTTTCTTCAAGAATATAATAAAAGAAAAGATTTTCAGCCATTCTTATTTTCCCGTTCAGTTCCAGGCTTTGTGACCTGACCATCATTTCCTCAAGCAAAGCACACTCTGCCTTCAGCCTCTTTCGGACTATGACGGACCACTCCTCAAGAGGTTTTCCATAATAATGGATATTGGCACCATTGGATGTGACAGTGTAAGGAATGTTAAGGACATCCTGAAAAATGAAAATACGCTTATATTGCTCATAAGTCCTCGTTGTAACAGGCACAAAGAGCATTTGAGCAGATATCTCTTTCAGTAAACTCCGAGCTTCTTGTGTCATAAAGGCAATTTCCCTGCCATCTTTACGCTCAACACCTATTAAATCTTCTCCTGACTGCCCAAAATCAGCAAGTGCTTTATTTGAGTAGATCAGTGTCCTGTCCAAATCTGATGCAAACATCCTCATGATTTTTCTCCAGTCTTTTTAATTAATCCGCAGCAGGTATAACTCATATCAGGATAATGAATAACCTCAACATTCCGCTCCCGGGCCAGCATGACAATATGGCCAACATATGGACTTTCCGGATCTTTCATCAGAATTTTCCATGGAAGCCTTCTTAGAAGAACTCTGGTTGTTTCGCCTACTCCCGGCTTTACAAAGTTAATAGATTCAATATTAAATTCCTCTTGTATTCTCTGAATCTCTTCCATGCCCTTAAAACTTGCTTCCCCCGGGTTATTCATAATCCTTTTCGCAAGTTCAGCAGCTTCCTGTTTAATAGCCGGGAACTCCTCTGCTACAGCTGAGAGATATTGGTTTGAAACATCAGCTTCTTCCAGCTCACTATAATATTTGGCGCCATGGAAATCTTCAGGCCCAATTAAGGATTTATTTAATACTGTTCTGCTGACCAATCCTGAAACAGTTGAGTTGAGACAGGCACTTGGAATCAGAAAATCTTCCCTCGTTCCATATAAAGTTGTGCAATAACCAGGATCAGCAAGAACGGCCAAGGTATCATCAAGAATAACACCACAAGTTTCCTGGAACTGTCTGCAGGCCTTGGTTAATTCAATGGA
It encodes the following:
- a CDS encoding HAD family hydrolase, with translation MRMFASDLDRTLIYSNKALADFGQSGEDLIGVERKDGREIAFMTQEARSLLKEISAQMLFVPVTTRTYEQYKRIFIFQDVLNIPYTVTSNGANIHYYGKPLEEWSVIVRKRLKAECALLEEMMVRSQSLELNGKIRMAENLFFYYILEEKLTAEAKKAMADLAESFGWRISHQGRKLYFMPNPICKGEAVKFIQEREDINMIIGAGDSMLDHDFLKYCDYAYVPSHGELAAEKSITSPYLITANIGTAAGEEILNNILNSMKERV
- a CDS encoding cysteine protease StiP family protein — its product is MNKTADKFGSYSKDDVIFLLKDLSGYSLEGSIEQREKNIQSGQHYSETLPIEYQPPEKYLSLFWETLDVYKRKTALSTGAVSEQIWKQKGKNTVLVSLARAGTPVGILIKRYLSEVYGVSLPHYSISIIRDRGIDENAIKHILNSHPGCEIQFVDGWTGKGAISIELTKACRQFQETCGVILDDTLAVLADPGYCTTLYGTREDFLIPSACLNSTVSGLVSRTVLNKSLIGPEDFHGAKYYSELEEADVSNQYLSAVAEEFPAIKQEAAELAKRIMNNPGEASFKGMEEIQRIQEEFNIESINFVKPGVGETTRVLLRRLPWKILMKDPESPYVGHIVMLARERNVEVIHYPDMSYTCCGLIKKTGEKS